A stretch of Aerococcaceae bacterium zg-252 DNA encodes these proteins:
- a CDS encoding YjzD family protein, producing the protein MKYIATLFWGFILGHVAFYLGSQLTSAQYNFRDATILGIVVAITVFIIKPIITRKQPTSVDKA; encoded by the coding sequence ATGAAATATATCGCAACACTTTTTTGGGGCTTTATTTTAGGTCATGTTGCCTTTTATTTAGGTAGTCAATTAACCAGTGCACAATATAATTTTCGTGATGCGACAATTTTAGGAATTGTGGTTGCTATTACGGTATTCATCATTAAACCAATCATTACACGCAAACAACCAACATCAGTTGATAAAGCGTAA
- a CDS encoding 1,4-dihydroxy-2-naphthoate polyprenyltransferase, translating to MSKKIAIFLDFVELRTKIASVIPMTAGILWSIYRYGQFNLLTTVIFVLAVISFDMCTTAINNTMDYIKAKNEHYKENENVIGVHQLTLKKMIYVVLGLLLFAIVLSLVLVALTDIVLLAMGMICFAIGILYTFGPVPISRTPYGEVFSGVTMGFGIYFIAVFIQAPQALLATEWLSQTVQVTWHWQTTLEILLMSLPFICLIANIMLANNTCDLETDITNERHTLVYYIGKQRAVTLYRVLSLLPWVFWGLYIVFNLVPIWAVLGFVGMYPHYLSVQRFSKKQVKRETFVEAIKSFKLFSSIYLLVLVLSIVVTWFS from the coding sequence ATGAGTAAGAAAATCGCAATTTTTTTAGATTTTGTTGAACTGAGAACTAAAATAGCTAGTGTGATTCCGATGACTGCTGGGATTCTATGGAGTATTTATCGTTATGGGCAGTTTAATTTGCTGACGACCGTCATTTTCGTGTTGGCAGTCATCAGCTTTGATATGTGTACGACGGCAATCAATAATACAATGGATTATATTAAAGCTAAAAATGAACACTATAAGGAAAATGAAAATGTAATAGGTGTTCATCAATTGACTTTGAAAAAAATGATTTATGTAGTATTAGGTTTATTGCTATTTGCGATTGTATTATCATTAGTTCTTGTTGCCTTAACCGATATTGTGTTATTGGCTATGGGAATGATATGTTTTGCGATTGGTATTTTATATACTTTTGGGCCTGTACCAATTTCGAGAACACCGTATGGTGAAGTATTTTCCGGTGTGACAATGGGTTTTGGTATTTACTTTATCGCTGTATTTATTCAAGCACCACAAGCATTATTAGCGACAGAGTGGTTATCCCAAACAGTTCAAGTGACATGGCATTGGCAGACAACATTGGAAATTTTATTGATGTCCTTACCATTTATTTGTTTAATCGCCAATATTATGTTAGCTAATAACACTTGTGATTTGGAAACAGATATTACGAATGAACGTCATACGTTAGTTTACTATATTGGAAAACAAAGAGCAGTTACTCTGTATCGTGTGTTGAGTTTATTGCCATGGGTCTTTTGGGGACTTTATATTGTATTCAATTTAGTACCGATTTGGGCAGTGCTTGGTTTTGTTGGAATGTATCCACATTATTTAAGTGTTCAACGTTTTTCAAAAAAACAGGTCAAGCGTGAAACGTTTGTAGAAGCGATAAAGAGTTTTAAACTATTTTCAAGCATCTACTTACTAGTATTAGTTTTGTCAATTGTTGTCACTTGGTTTTCATAG
- a CDS encoding FAD:protein FMN transferase yields the protein MKRLLISTSVLALVTTSTIMPVFAEDVTSGASVKLSDTPLKVVKDPLVRSESLLHTAIQIQIYHENQEAVMDKAIDYIKRMEKLMTTNLEGSDVYRINQAAGKEAVKVAPETFEVIKKALEMSELSGGKFDITIGAVSNLWRIGSEDARVPEQSEIDAGLKKIDYKKVTLDEKNQTVKLEEEGMTIELGGISKGYIGSGIVKYFAEAGITTAIVNLGGNVVVMGTSPANDEGWNVGVQDPDEVRGAVVGSRRIKDYAIITSGIYERFLEKDGVKYHHILDPKTGYPLENDISGVTVFAPTSVDGDALSTTLFLFGIKEGIEFVEKLDGVEAVFIDKNHGVHITSGLKDSFVMKNKEYHLVNE from the coding sequence ATGAAAAGATTATTAATAAGTACGAGTGTACTGGCACTTGTTACGACTTCTACTATTATGCCAGTGTTTGCCGAAGATGTAACGTCTGGGGCATCTGTGAAATTAAGTGATACTCCTTTAAAAGTGGTGAAAGACCCATTAGTTCGTTCAGAATCGCTATTGCATACGGCTATCCAAATTCAAATTTATCATGAAAATCAAGAAGCCGTCATGGATAAGGCGATTGATTATATTAAACGCATGGAAAAATTAATGACGACTAACTTAGAGGGTTCAGATGTTTATCGTATTAATCAAGCAGCTGGAAAAGAAGCTGTTAAAGTAGCACCTGAAACATTTGAAGTCATTAAAAAAGCACTTGAAATGTCGGAATTAAGCGGTGGTAAATTTGATATAACAATCGGTGCTGTATCAAATTTATGGCGTATCGGTTCAGAAGATGCACGTGTACCTGAGCAAAGTGAAATTGATGCGGGTTTGAAGAAAATTGATTATAAAAAAGTGACGCTCGATGAGAAAAATCAAACGGTGAAATTAGAAGAAGAGGGCATGACCATTGAACTAGGTGGTATTTCTAAAGGTTATATCGGCAGTGGCATTGTGAAATATTTTGCTGAAGCAGGAATTACAACAGCGATTGTCAATTTAGGTGGAAATGTGGTTGTAATGGGAACGTCACCGGCAAATGATGAGGGCTGGAATGTTGGGGTTCAAGACCCTGATGAAGTACGAGGAGCTGTAGTGGGGTCAAGACGGATTAAAGATTATGCGATTATAACTTCAGGTATTTATGAGCGTTTTCTTGAAAAAGACGGTGTGAAATATCATCATATTTTAGACCCGAAAACAGGGTATCCATTGGAAAACGATATTTCAGGTGTGACCGTCTTTGCACCAACATCAGTTGACGGTGATGCTTTATCAACGACACTCTTTTTATTTGGAATTAAAGAGGGGATAGAGTTCGTCGAAAAATTAGACGGTGTTGAAGCGGTGTTTATTGATAAAAATCACGGGGTTCATATTACATCTGGATTGAAAGATAGTTTTGTAATGAAAAATAAGGAGTATCACCTTGTCAATGAGTAA
- a CDS encoding type II toxin-antitoxin system RelB/DinJ family antitoxin, whose amino-acid sequence MANTNAVYARIDSNLKQNAETILRQLGISPSSAIQMLYHQIILHNGMPFELRLPERKPTSISKLSQEELNIELQKAIDSLASGKTYSADEVEDFFSKEYGI is encoded by the coding sequence ATGGCAAATACAAATGCAGTTTATGCTCGAATTGATTCTAATCTAAAACAAAATGCTGAAACTATCTTACGACAACTAGGTATTTCACCGTCCAGTGCAATTCAAATGCTCTATCACCAAATAATTCTTCACAACGGTATGCCTTTTGAATTACGTTTACCAGAACGTAAACCAACATCTATTTCAAAATTATCTCAAGAAGAGCTAAATATTGAACTACAAAAAGCTATCGATTCTTTAGCAAGTGGCAAAACTTATAGTGCTGATGAAGTGGAGGACTTTTTTTCTAAGGAATATGGAATATGA
- a CDS encoding FMN-binding protein → MELKNLVNKGTLLLGSMFVLAACGANNAASDKKEEARMEETTAMMKETTEAKMEETTAMMEETTEAKMDETTAMMDETTAMMSEMEALKDGEYKLESNADERGWAHSFTIVVKDGKITESKYDMVDKDGKLKSENEEYNKMMEEKSGASFAKAVEAYNKGLVEKQNVADVESVSGATSTYDSFAEYAKLLLEAAAKGNTETIKVEVK, encoded by the coding sequence ATGGAACTAAAAAATTTAGTTAACAAAGGGACATTATTATTAGGTTCAATGTTTGTTTTAGCAGCTTGTGGTGCTAACAATGCAGCTTCTGATAAAAAAGAAGAAGCTAGAATGGAAGAAACTACAGCGATGATGAAAGAAACTACAGAAGCTAAAATGGAAGAAACCACAGCGATGATGGAAGAAACTACAGAAGCTAAAATGGATGAAACAACTGCTATGATGGACGAAACAACTGCCATGATGAGCGAAATGGAAGCATTAAAAGACGGCGAATATAAATTAGAGTCTAATGCTGACGAACGTGGTTGGGCTCATTCATTTACAATTGTTGTAAAAGACGGTAAAATTACTGAGTCTAAATATGATATGGTTGACAAAGACGGTAAATTAAAATCAGAAAACGAAGAATACAACAAAATGATGGAAGAAAAATCAGGTGCATCATTTGCTAAAGCTGTTGAAGCATATAACAAAGGTTTAGTTGAAAAACAAAACGTTGCTGATGTTGAATCAGTTTCAGGTGCTACAAGCACATACGATTCATTTGCTGAATATGCTAAATTATTATTAGAAGCAGCAGCAAAAGGTAATACTGAAACAATTAAAGTTGAAGTAAAATAA
- a CDS encoding VanZ family protein encodes MKKWIAWSSLWLLTVMVIFIFSNQPGELSSQSSGWVMKQIVGILQFFFPTLEGSAQLESNIRVLAHASIYTVLGAISVMVVYSFCQWREKALSVMTLGSISWGMTLMISLADEYNQLSVAGRDGSWGDVIVDMLGTTLAVLVVCKIVIKRKTPY; translated from the coding sequence ATGAAAAAATGGATAGCATGGTCATCTCTTTGGTTGCTGACAGTTATGGTGATTTTTATCTTTTCAAATCAACCAGGTGAGCTTTCTTCTCAATCAAGTGGTTGGGTAATGAAACAAATCGTAGGCATACTGCAATTCTTTTTCCCTACGCTTGAGGGCAGTGCACAATTGGAAAGTAATATTCGTGTGCTAGCACATGCTAGTATTTATACGGTGCTAGGTGCAATCAGTGTAATGGTTGTATATAGCTTTTGTCAGTGGCGAGAAAAGGCTTTGTCAGTTATGACATTGGGTAGTATAAGCTGGGGAATGACGTTAATGATTTCGTTAGCAGATGAATATAATCAATTATCGGTTGCTGGTCGTGACGGTAGTTGGGGTGATGTCATCGTAGATATGTTAGGTACAACATTAGCAGTGCTGGTTGTTTGTAAAATCGTCATCAAACGAAAGACACCTTACTGA
- a CDS encoding polyprenyl synthetase family protein yields MVHEIWQPYPTLAIQLKRVKQKMLTSVKVPMKEIEQKIHAYINAPGKYLRSGLTLMVANELNQELDERFINAGASLELLHLATLIHDDVIDNADVRRGIDAMHHQYNNRIAIYAGDYLLSLSGRLMSQSKLDLKRNMFEDKLIEHILIGELRQLMNQYRKTMTLMDYLRQIKGKTAILFGMATLTGGLSADLTRRQLKRLFYAGQMIGMAFQLNDDLIDYRKKVEESGKPFLQDIQNGIYTAPYLLLQQEYSQPLPEDSNELLQLMEQYKIFEQVQMMINHYLEKSYRYFEEVGVDTTILKTLLLLLQN; encoded by the coding sequence TGGTTCATGAAATTTGGCAACCTTATCCGACTTTAGCGATTCAATTAAAGCGTGTTAAACAGAAAATGCTGACATCTGTGAAAGTACCGATGAAAGAAATCGAACAAAAAATTCATGCATATATCAATGCACCTGGAAAATATTTACGTTCCGGATTGACCCTTATGGTAGCAAATGAATTAAATCAAGAACTAGATGAACGTTTTATTAACGCAGGGGCTAGTTTAGAGTTGCTGCACTTAGCTACCTTGATTCACGATGATGTAATTGATAATGCTGATGTTCGTCGGGGCATTGATGCGATGCATCATCAATATAATAATCGCATTGCTATTTACGCCGGTGATTATTTATTATCTTTATCAGGACGATTGATGTCACAATCAAAATTAGATTTAAAGCGAAATATGTTTGAGGATAAATTGATTGAACATATTTTGATTGGGGAGTTACGGCAGTTAATGAATCAATACCGTAAAACAATGACATTAATGGACTATTTGCGTCAAATAAAAGGGAAAACAGCTATACTATTTGGTATGGCAACTTTAACTGGAGGTTTGAGTGCTGACTTAACGAGAAGGCAGTTGAAACGATTGTTTTATGCTGGGCAAATGATTGGCATGGCTTTTCAGTTGAATGATGACTTAATTGACTATCGTAAAAAAGTAGAAGAAAGTGGCAAACCGTTTTTACAAGATATTCAAAACGGTATCTATACGGCACCGTATTTACTATTGCAACAAGAATATTCGCAACCTTTACCGGAAGATTCGAATGAATTATTGCAGTTAATGGAGCAATATAAAATTTTTGAGCAAGTACAAATGATGATTAATCACTATTTAGAAAAAAGTTATCGATATTTTGAAGAAGTAGGTGTCGATACGACAATTCTGAAAACGCTGCTTTTATTGTTGCAAAATTAG
- a CDS encoding DNA polymerase III subunit alpha: MTLLLNVHTAYSLLKSTLTIDAYVQRAKEYGYRAIGIADINVLHGAVEFYQKCQQQNVQPLLGMTLQVNGFIRQDKQYSLLLFAKNYSGFQQLMYLSSELTKEQRSDATLWDYIEQEPNDLVVISAGKESELEQALFHSQYDIAEQILKRWQQYFGTENVYLGVQAFPYQPKEIELIQQFALKHQVPLVMNQLVNTLERHDAFTLKVLGAIERNDTLELSLRQMEGTTYLYPYQELVSMYELTNIPNLIANTDNLIQSLQFELPLSQAFLPKFHVPNGLSSVEYLFQLVNQSMVEKGLVDKDEYQQRLKYELDIINQMGFNDYFLIVWEMMRFCHETGIRTGPGRGSAAGSLVSYLLDITLVDPIQYQLLFERFLNPERYSMPDIDVDIPDNKRELVLKHMEQYYSHEQVAQIGTFGTFGAKQALRDTLRVLNYSTDEMSQWSKAVPRELNINLKRAYEMSQTLRTIVNRNERNSHVFQIAQTIEGLPRHMSTHAAGIVIHDKPLTSVIPVIERENQLLLTQYTMYDVEKVGLLKLDILGLRNLSILDDILNNIKKLTGETLDIYQIPMNDQETLGLFRSGDTSGVFQFESEGIRNVLRKLQPSNFEEIVAVNALYRPGPMKQIDEFIKRKNKQVTVAYLHPLLEPILKHTYGIIVYQEQVMQICQQLAGYTLGQADLLRRAMAKKQADVMKQERDHFIQGAFVNGIEVEIASKVYDYIDAFASYGFNRSHAVVYSTLAYQLAYLKVHYPLAFYQAILNQGQSNTTSHASYVEEARRRLGKVVGVNINRSQATLSVDDAFLRLGLDSVKGIRKEFIAHVLNDRQLLGEYQTFINFLGRLPKKFLKQDLIESLIKVGAFDDMGYNRATLSYNLPKFIKSIEFSGLNVNLFEEVEPKVEWQKEWNVHQMAIHEQEVLGFSLLPHPLEQYGEQLKQMDSLADIAMMRVKQRIKTIIYIDSIRFVQTKKDETMAFVTADTSQSKVTLVVFPNVLIKSQRWLQPHQIVQIDGVIDRNQRGELQVIVNHFSDVNQQSSNSAAKANFTKCFIKLTAQVNPKLALQFIEELASQSPGPCHVILVNDQKETWQLSNQYQLGYGYQTQHALKDYFGEKNVVYR, from the coding sequence ATGACGTTGTTATTGAATGTTCATACGGCTTATTCGTTATTAAAAAGTACGTTAACTATTGATGCTTATGTTCAACGTGCAAAAGAATATGGATATCGAGCTATTGGGATTGCTGATATTAATGTGCTGCATGGTGCTGTGGAATTTTATCAAAAATGCCAACAACAGAATGTACAACCACTCTTAGGAATGACATTACAAGTCAACGGCTTTATCCGACAAGATAAACAGTATTCACTCTTATTGTTTGCCAAAAATTATTCAGGTTTCCAGCAACTAATGTATTTGTCGAGCGAACTAACAAAGGAACAGCGTAGTGATGCAACCTTGTGGGATTATATCGAGCAGGAACCAAATGATTTAGTGGTGATTTCTGCTGGCAAAGAATCGGAATTGGAACAGGCTCTCTTTCATTCCCAGTATGATATTGCCGAGCAAATTCTTAAACGCTGGCAGCAATATTTTGGAACAGAGAATGTTTATTTAGGTGTCCAAGCATTTCCATATCAGCCAAAAGAAATTGAACTTATCCAACAATTTGCCTTAAAGCACCAAGTGCCATTGGTTATGAATCAACTTGTGAATACACTGGAACGTCATGATGCGTTTACGTTGAAAGTATTGGGTGCGATTGAACGAAATGATACATTAGAATTATCGCTTAGACAAATGGAGGGGACAACTTATCTCTATCCTTATCAAGAACTCGTGTCGATGTATGAATTAACTAATATTCCAAATTTGATTGCGAATACAGATAATTTAATTCAATCCTTGCAATTTGAATTGCCACTTTCTCAGGCATTTTTACCTAAATTTCATGTACCAAATGGTTTGAGTTCAGTAGAATATCTATTCCAGTTGGTCAATCAATCGATGGTTGAAAAAGGTCTGGTAGATAAAGACGAGTATCAGCAACGATTGAAATACGAGTTAGATATTATTAATCAAATGGGATTCAATGATTACTTTTTAATTGTCTGGGAAATGATGCGTTTTTGTCACGAAACAGGTATTCGTACTGGCCCAGGGCGAGGGTCGGCAGCCGGCTCTTTGGTGAGTTATTTACTAGATATTACTTTAGTAGACCCGATACAGTATCAGCTATTATTTGAACGTTTTTTAAATCCGGAACGCTATTCAATGCCCGATATTGATGTGGATATACCCGATAATAAGCGTGAGTTAGTCTTAAAACATATGGAGCAATATTATTCGCATGAACAAGTGGCACAAATTGGTACTTTTGGAACATTTGGTGCTAAGCAAGCATTGCGAGATACTTTACGTGTGTTGAATTATTCGACTGATGAAATGAGCCAATGGTCTAAGGCAGTGCCACGTGAGTTGAACATTAATTTAAAACGTGCTTATGAAATGTCACAGACTTTACGTACGATTGTGAATCGTAATGAACGTAATAGTCATGTATTTCAAATTGCACAAACGATTGAGGGTTTACCAAGACATATGTCGACACATGCTGCTGGTATTGTGATTCATGATAAGCCTTTGACATCAGTTATCCCAGTCATCGAACGAGAGAATCAATTATTGTTAACGCAATATACTATGTACGATGTTGAAAAAGTCGGCTTATTAAAACTAGATATTTTAGGTTTACGCAATTTATCTATTTTAGATGACATTTTGAATAATATTAAGAAATTAACAGGCGAAACACTAGATATTTATCAAATACCGATGAATGACCAAGAAACGCTTGGACTATTTCGTTCTGGAGATACATCAGGTGTGTTTCAATTTGAGTCAGAAGGGATCCGCAATGTATTAAGGAAATTACAGCCGTCGAACTTCGAAGAAATTGTTGCAGTCAATGCTTTGTATCGACCAGGTCCAATGAAACAGATTGATGAATTTATTAAGCGTAAAAATAAACAGGTGACCGTTGCTTATTTGCACCCCTTATTAGAACCGATTTTAAAACATACCTATGGTATTATTGTCTATCAAGAACAGGTTATGCAAATTTGTCAGCAATTAGCTGGTTACACTTTGGGACAGGCAGATTTATTGCGTCGTGCTATGGCGAAAAAGCAAGCTGATGTGATGAAACAGGAGCGTGACCATTTTATTCAGGGGGCATTTGTAAATGGTATCGAAGTAGAGATTGCGAGTAAGGTATATGATTACATTGATGCCTTTGCGAGTTATGGATTTAATCGTTCTCATGCAGTTGTTTATTCAACATTGGCGTATCAATTAGCCTACTTAAAAGTTCATTATCCACTCGCTTTTTATCAAGCTATTTTAAATCAAGGACAGTCAAACACGACATCGCATGCGAGCTATGTCGAAGAGGCACGTCGACGGCTAGGTAAAGTAGTTGGCGTCAATATTAATCGTAGTCAAGCTACCTTATCGGTTGATGATGCATTTTTGCGGCTTGGATTGGATAGTGTGAAAGGGATACGGAAAGAGTTTATCGCACACGTATTAAATGACAGGCAATTATTAGGAGAGTATCAAACTTTTATTAATTTTCTCGGACGCTTACCGAAAAAATTTCTCAAGCAAGACCTTATCGAATCTTTAATCAAAGTAGGAGCTTTTGATGATATGGGGTATAATCGTGCGACTTTGAGTTATAATTTACCGAAATTTATCAAGAGCATTGAATTTAGTGGGTTGAATGTTAATTTATTTGAAGAAGTAGAGCCAAAGGTGGAATGGCAAAAAGAATGGAATGTACATCAAATGGCGATTCATGAGCAAGAAGTACTGGGATTTTCTTTATTACCACACCCACTTGAGCAGTACGGAGAACAACTAAAACAAATGGATTCATTAGCTGACATTGCGATGATGCGAGTGAAACAACGGATAAAAACGATTATTTACATTGATTCTATTCGCTTTGTACAAACGAAAAAAGATGAAACAATGGCATTTGTGACAGCTGATACAAGTCAATCGAAAGTAACATTAGTCGTGTTTCCAAATGTGTTAATTAAAAGCCAACGTTGGTTACAACCACATCAAATCGTTCAAATTGACGGGGTAATCGACCGTAATCAGCGGGGAGAGTTACAAGTCATTGTCAATCATTTTTCAGATGTGAATCAGCAAAGTTCAAATTCAGCAGCAAAGGCGAACTTTACAAAATGTTTTATTAAGTTGACGGCACAAGTTAATCCAAAACTTGCTTTGCAATTTATTGAAGAATTAGCGAGCCAATCACCAGGCCCTTGTCATGTAATTTTAGTCAATGACCAAAAAGAAACGTGGCAATTGAGTAATCAATATCAGTTGGGTTATGGGTATCAAACCCAGCATG